A single window of Opisthocomus hoazin isolate bOpiHoa1 chromosome 5, bOpiHoa1.hap1, whole genome shotgun sequence DNA harbors:
- the COMMD8 gene encoding COMM domain-containing protein 8, with protein MLGLLERLPPGRALEFLHNIVDGICGRAYPRYQDYGSVWSLAEWMEVLEETRTYFKTAVGKNLSDEEAAQQINELNSNCQEAITKCLKGRKEEIRNALVERVNAISSAQLQDFDWQLKLALSSDKISMLQMPLLNLDLDVRENGEIKPISIEMNKEELQNLINALEAANKVVSQLK; from the exons TTCCTTCATAATATAGTGGATGGCATCTGCGGCCGTGCGTATCCTCGGTACCAGGATTATGGCAGTGTCTGGAGCTTGGCGGAGTGGATGGAGGTTTTAGAAGAAACTAGGACGTATTTCAAAACTGCGGTTGGCAAAAACTTATCTGATGAAGAG gccGCTCAGCAGATAAATGAGTTAAATTCAAACTGTCAAGAAGCAATCACAAAATGTCTaaaaggcagaaaggaagaaatcaggAATGCGCTGGTGGAAAGAGTAAATGCGATCTCCTCGGCCCAGCTGCAGGATTTTGACTGGCAGTTAAAG CTTGCTCTCTCCAGTGATAAGATCTCCATGCTGCAAATGCCGCTTCTCAATCTTGACTTGGATGTGAGGGAAAATGGTGAAATTAAACCAATTTCTATAGAGATGAATAAGGAAGAGTTGCAGAACCTAATCAATGCACTGGAAGCCGCTAATAAG GTGGTCTCGCAACTGAAATGA